AAAGAAGAAGCTGACCGTAATACCCTAATTAAAGATCACATGCGAGAAACGTGTGTAGAAGCCCTGGTCGACTCCTGGTACCATATCTTGGTAACAAAACTTGAAAGATTTTTCTCTTATCTTAGCTTAtttgtgtattttttaaaaagtcggCATATGAAACGTCGAACACTGATCTAGTGTGTCAAACTTTGGAAATTGTCGGTGCCTATATTGCATGGATCAACATTGACCTAATAGCTAACGTGCGATTTGTCGATCTTCTTGTCCGATTTTTGCGCGAACAACCACTGCGAGAAGCTGCGGCCGACTGTCTTCATGATATTGTCGCAAAAGGAATGGATCCCGTAGCAAAGACAAAGCTGGTCGAATCACTGTTTTCAGTATTGGATTCTGCCGGTATTCTGAATGTTGACATGGTAATTATCGTTATCGCAGTTCAAACGTACCTATCtcagttgtttttgtttcttccagGAGGATGACGTCGATTACTTGTGCAAATTAGCTCGTCTTATTAATTGCATTGGTCTGCAATTGGCGCTCAGTTGGACAAAGTAATTGGCTTGTTTTtgttaataattttattttcctgtattttgaataattttatttctaattttaataGGCTTAAAAAAGCCGGTGATAGTGATAGCGCATGTGCAGTGATGCAACTTCTTGAATCCAAGATCCCTCTCTGTTTCCGGTTTCTTGGCCATTCAGACGATGATGTCTCGGCTTCTGTGATGGATTTCGTGAAAGAATATATTCAGGTAACGAGCCAGATAACTTGCGCAATGTATTGCTATGTGCTTTATGTCTTGCATTTACGGCCAAAATCTAATCTCCTCTGTTGCTCAAGTTGTTAAAGCAAAAAGCGGCCATCAACGAAGCGGAACGCCAACAAGTGGAAAGTCTTCTTTTCATCATATTTGAAAAAACTAAATATGATgaaggtttttattttgatcgTGATGGTGAAGAGGAAGCTATTTTCTTGGAATACAGGTAAGTTCAAAATTCTTGTATGCCTACATtggagtgtttttttttattaaattattttatacaTTCTGGCGTTTTCTGCAGAAAGCAGCTTAGAACATTGTTCGATAATGTTGCAGTACTCGACCGTGATTTGGTTTTGAACCGCGTACGTGATTTAGTTAATATGACTTTACCCCGCTGGCAAACGTCGTCTTTCGCCGAGGTTGAGGCAGCGCTTACTTTCCTTTACCAACTGGGCGAAGCGCTTCCCGTTTCACACGGGAATCATTTTTCCGGTGACCCTGTAAGCTTTTTTGCATGGACTGCTATTTAgtaatgttttttaaaaaccgaaATATTTGTTGAATTAGGCCAAGGCATCTGCACTCCAGCCGATGATGGTATCGCTTCTCTCTTGCGGAGTTAGCAACTACCCACATCCGGCTGTAACTCTGTGCTTCTTCGAACTAGTCGTCCGCTACGAAAAATTCTTCTTGGTTCAACCTCAATTTGTAGCCCCTACACTGGTGGCCTTCTTAGACCAAGGTGGCATGAGGCACGCCAACCCAAAAGTACGCAGTCGAGTGGCTTACCTCTTCTCACGCTTCGTTCGCGCGGTCAAGTAAGGATGATTATAGCATTCCTATTAAGAGTATCTGTTCAATGTTGATCTTATTATGTAGATCCCACATGACGGATTACACGGAGGACGTACTCCGTAGATTGCAGGATCTCTTGGTATTGATTCCTGCTGAAAGTGGACCTCAGACGGCATTGCTCACCCACGACGACCAACTCTTTATTTTCGAAACGGCTGGACTACTGATCACATCAGGAAATTTTGATGCCGAGGTAAActtaggaaaaagaaacagatagAATATCGGTAAATGACCTACTGTCGGTTCATGCTTTCGCACAGACGAAAAGAAACTTGATGGACAGTCTTGTGTCACCAGTTCTTGAGAAGTTTGCTGTGTTGCTCGAAGAACTTATCAGACTAACCCCCCAATCCCCGAACGCCGTTGGCCCGGCTGATGCGGCCAACCAGAAGCGGAGGGCCATATTAGCCCAGTGTCTTTCTCATGCCATGTCGGCTGTTGCCTGGAGCTCGAAAGCCTTTACCAACACTCAAACTATCAAAGCATCTGGATGTCTTTCAGTTTATCTGAAAGCGTTGGAAGTCTTTCTTCGTGCCATTCAAGTAATGTTATTGATTTTAAATGCAGTTGAAAGCCTTTTTActaatgcaaaaaaattttactagCTTCCTGAAGTTGTTTCAGAAATCCAAGCTGGCTTAAGACAATATCTTCATAGAATGACCGTATGTCTTGGTGAAGAATTGCTACCATTCGTTCCGTCGGCATCACAGGTTTTGCTCAAGTCTAGTAGCGTTCAATCGCTTTCCGAATACATCCCACTGATCAACCAGATCATTGCCAAGTTCAAGGTATTCgccatttttgtgtgtgtgtgatgtgtACTAAGTCTGCTAATCTTTCCGATGTCTGCAGAAACAAGTAGTGCCCTTCTTGACGCAGGCGTTCGCTCCAATTATCTCAGCCATTTTTAATGCGCTCGCTGCTTCAGCTTCCACTGTCAATGACGAAGAAGCTCGTCTAGAACGCCAGTCACTGCAGAGATCTTATTTCTCATTTATTGCTGCCATCGTGGGCAGTGGCTTAATGGAAGTGTTGGCTTCGCAGGATCCTGCCACTCTTCAACAAGTTCTCGTTTCTCTCGTGCAGGGAGCTGTGGAATATCCAGATCCAGTGGTGGGTAACCGAGTTTGCAATTCCGTCATCACGTAATGATGTACGTTGTATATTTTTAGGCTCAGAAGACTTGCTTTTCCACTCTGCGTCGATTGGTGGAGATTTGGGGTGGCAAAGATGGTCCCCCTGAGTTTGTCGAATTTGTTTACAAACAAATCGTTCCCGCCTGCTTTCTAGCCCCACTTCGAGATACATTTGACCTCAATGACGCTCAGACTACTCTGGCGCTCACTGAAAGCGCCTTATGCCTCCGAGCAATTCTTGAAAAGAGGGTGAGATTAAATTCCAATCGCAAAGTCTTCGTTCTTTTCTCACCTGTCTGTTATTCATTTATTCATGTATTCTGATAGGGAGAGGAAGAACTTGTCACCTTTCTTCAGACGCAGTACTTGCCAACTTTGAAATTGTCACTGCAACAGTCGCAAGAATTTTGCATGGCCCTGAGATCTGATCAAAAGCTGTTCAAATCCTACTACAAGGTAAGATAGAAAACAACCGCAAACCAAATGCGTTGATTGATACTAACCCTATCCTTTCATGTTTAGATGTTCTTCCAGCAGGCTCGAGGATTATGACAATTGACTGCATCACAAAATCCCATGTTGGAATGGcttcatcaattttgattatcGTTTTAAGAATCCGTTTAGCTTTGGAGAAActtgtacattttttgtttacattcgACTAAATgggttatctttttttttcaccaagATATGACGAGTAGAAAAACATGTTGGTgtttggaaaagaagaaattttcagCATAACGGTTTGACTGCGAACTTAGCGATGAAGATTGTGCCTTGTTTGTCAGTTGTTCCGCCACAGCGAAGGGTCATGTTTCCTCTTTCccttattattataattttttttactattattattttacctttgGTTTGCATGTTGTCATATCAAGACGCTTAAGACTATAGACATCGAGGAAAGAGGGGATAAGCTATTTGCACATAGCTTAGGTTGTGAGTAACAATCTGGAGAGTATATAGTATCGCTTATATATTTTAGTTTATCCCCTCATTCTACGAAATTTGTTCAGCAAGTCACCGTTGAATGCTTGAAAACTTTTCCCCCCCAATTTCAGTTTAGTTTCTCATTATGGGGTTCGGGCTTCATTTCTGTTATAAAATTTTCTTGTACATACAAATTATTGTTCGACTTAAGAAAAAAGCGCAAATTTATTGATCGGAAAAATATTCGAAACAAATGGCTATTGACCGTACCATACCATTATGTTATTCTGAAATGTCTTGATTTGTCTATCATATTCATCTGTACAGAGGTAcgcatattattttttttaaatatgtggACTCTTCAAGCAGCGACTACGTCGGATGTTGGAGCAGATTCCACGGTCGAAGATGTCGGAGGTTGCGACGTCGTCACCGTCAAGTTGGATCGTACTCTCTCAaaacgtttccttttttttttcgtaaaaagataaaaaaaaaaacattactaGATATTCTATATTTTCTCTATAAATTTCCAACCACTCTAAACTCATGGGGTTTGAAAGTTTCTCTTTCACTCACTTGGAAAAAAAGTGGTATACGTTCGGAGTGGATATAACGTCAGGGGACATGGTCGGCTTGATGGCTGTCACTCGCCTCCTCTTGTTGAGATCCATGACGCTCTGGCGCAATTTCAGTCGATCCTCCGGTTGAATTGTAAGACTCGGCCGTGGCTCGAAATCTGTTGAAATCCGATCCTCCGCCTACGTTTAATTTGACGTCAACCAGAATGGATGAGGGTAAGTCTTTGTGTAGACGTAAACCAGAAGCTTAAACTCAAAAGTGATATGAATTGCTAAGAgacttttaaaatacctcCAGTGTAAACGGCATGCTGGTGGTGCTAGTGGTGGCAGTACGGACTTGTGACATGGATCGCAACGATGTCGATCGGCTGTTGTGCTGCCTTTGCCCGTTGGCCATTAATATGATCGCAGTGAAGGCAAGTAGCAAAACCAAGCATCTACAGCTGTTGGGCATTCTTGAATAATAGAGCAAATATGTGAGGTTGAGCTACGGAGTGTTTAAATGTCGTTCTATGATACACTATCGATTTTGGAATAGTACGTCGGTGATATATATCTGCTCCAACACGCGAGATGCTTGCACGTAATACGTGCATCAAAGCGACAGAAATTAGCAATTCAGATGGAATGGGACAGTGAGCACGCATCCATATGCAAGTATAGTCTCGTTTGAAactggcaaaaaaagaaattcgtcATTCAACCTGGACAGTCAGGCGCTATTCACGTTCACAAAGTTGGCCAAACTTATGGATGCTCTGCTAGACGGACTGTCACCCTCAATCGGACATTCCAAAGTGTCCGACTTCAATCGTACTAGAATTTTAAGAACAGATATTTTATTGAGAATTACCTGTGGCGATCTacaaatgttttctttaaaacttcAGGTACAGAGGAAAAATCCTTGTTCAGTTGCTGCGCAGGTGTGTCTGCTGTTGAATCCGGCTCGAGACAAGGTGAACCCTCATTCAGGTGATGGCTTATATAcactcggttttttttttccctcagcATCTATCTGACATCTTTTAATATATACACAGGAAGAGAGAGAAGCAATGGATTCTTCTTCAACTACCCGGAAACTGGGTTGAGGTCGTGGGCGACACTTTCTCGGATAACCGAATATGGCCGTGACCTCTTGATGAATCTGAACTAACACAAACTTAGGTATGCTACGGGCTCACGTGCTATGCTGAAGGCCGGGTTAAATATGAGAGAAGGGAGGGGGCTGGAATGGTATGTTTGTTTGGAGaaagttttggaaaaaaaagattttccttatttttttttttttgtctctttatTGTCCGTTTGCTCTTTATGAGAGGGTGTCTGTGCCTTGTGTACGGTCGCCATGGAGGGGACTACGCTCAAAAGTTTGAGAACCCTCACAGTAGGAGGATTCACAGTTTAACATGTCAACAGAGAAAGGAAAATCAGAGCCCCGTCCACAGATTTGACGatgttttcgaaatgaaaaatatgtAAGGCTTTCTTCTGCGTTCTGACTACAGAGATAGAAAAACTATTGTTGTATGGGAAATTATCGCTTCTTGGAAGAAAGAGAGGAAACCCTCTGAATATTATAGTTACTTTGGATGAATTCGTTTATTAAAATaagtgtgtctgtgtgtgtgtgtcccgcATTCCTGCGGGAAAAGTAGATGCCTTGGGGATATCCTGGAGGAATAGATCCGGCGTTTTATTTCCCCCTCTTGCTTTATTGTGTATGTAAGTATATGACATACAATTTATGTGCCCTTTTCCCCAATAAACCACCCtctgtttttttccatcattCTCTAGTTTCCCCTCCAGCGTTTGGTCTTTGAACCGCTCGTCAACAACAAAGAACAACAACCAATAGACTGTCCCAACAACCGAGGATAGCTGTGAATCTCATTACGTAAAATTTAAGGTGAGCTTGATAAACAATTCTATGCAATTTGCTGCAACCATGTTTATTGAATTGTGTAACGTCGTAGAAATCTGTTTGACGTGAGAGACGAGCTGACTGCAGAGCCTGCCAACCGATTGGCTCACTCGGTTGACACGGTATAGAGCCATCGAGATGTTTGCGTCTGCGCCAAACGTCGCAGACGGAACCCCGTTAACTGTGTGCCCTATAGGAAAACCCCgacgaacgaaagaaaaagaaaatgaaaataataaaaccgGCAGTGGCAGACTAGCCGCTTCCGATTCGACCGTGGATCGTCCTGTCTTCACCAACTCTCTCCGACACAAGGAACTACTGTCACTTGATTATTGTCGTCGTGCCGTGATCATCGATACAGTCCATCAGGCAACTCTATCCGCTCCGGGTTCTTcatccccccctttttttcaaaccccCTCATCACAGTGCGTCggaaacgaaaacaacaagCAACGATGATTAGCTCACTATGGACACTGTGCCAAACGTGCCCGTCCGTCACCGGCAAGGTAACGATTACACATACATTAACTAGCAGTAGACAATGAAGAAGTTAACAATACTCGAATCAAACCAACATCGTACATTGGCTGATATCGattattgattaaaacttgactGTTGCCAATACCAATGACATTGATACTGTTGCTGACTCCTTGACATGAAGGAGATTTTGATAAGAATAAGGAAACGATTACTGTGTTCTCAAGTGATGTAAAAGCTATGTTTGTTTTGTCGAATCTCAATTCCGGTGTGCACCCACTTTAAGACGGGCGTGACCGCTACCCCGATCTCTCTGTTCCCCCGTCAGTTCATGGATGGCTGCCCCCTTTCTTCGTCAGCAAGAAAAGGGACGATCCGGCATTTTATTTCTTCAGTCGATTTCGCCGTCATTTGACGGTTAACGTCGATGCGATCGACACGGGAAACGAATCAGACGACAAGAGAGATTTCTTCAAGCTGAtagggaaaagagaaaaaaatgcagcaaTAAAGGTTGATTACATCATACCGATCGATCAAGTTTAACTGAGAAAAAGCAACTCTTTCTAGCCCCAGTAGAATTACCTTCGTGAAACAGTTTTATTTATGATTACAGGTCAATTGCACTAAAGTTTGATTGTTGTTCCCTATCGACCGAATTCCGTAGCCACTCTGCAGCAACACCCCGTACGTAGCGTtctaagaaaatgaaattgacaGATCCATCATGAATGACGTTGATATTATcaagaaaagtgaaaaaacaaaagagggggATAGAAAGAGATAGATTAGTACAATGGATTGAAGAATAACTCTGGCAGCCGTGTTTAGCTTAGAGGGAGGAGTTTTGTGGGCAACGACCATCCCAGGAACTCATTATTTGATCCATTGGCCTCGTCGACAAGAGGCGAGAGAAATAGCTATTCTTTGAGGATTTTCAAATCATTCGCCGAGATAATGGGAGTCAAGCCAGAAAAGCGTGGCAGGAGAGAAgcagcgattttttttccacgtttcgcgaataaaatttgttttgtctaCACTTGGTGTATGGCATGTAATATCGATCCGCGTACCCAACCTCCTTTCTCTGGGGCTCTTCCATAACCTTCCCGACAGCAGAGCACATCGAGTTTTATACCGGCTGCTCGCAACACAGCGGCGGGACTGCAGACCCCAACGCCGCAGTCCCCAAATGCTTTCCCTGTagtttctatttattttctctcctttAGACTCATAGAGTTTATATACCgaatgtttctttctttctttatttctgtAGACAGTAGCGTAGATGCACTCTTGAGAATGGTCTCATGCAAAAAGTGTACACCCTTTGATATCGGCCTGTACACATGTGTATTTGTGCTTATTGTACTTAACAGATGCGTTACGGATTGAACAAATGGCAACTGGCTGCAGAAAATCTTTAATGTTCATTCTATTTAATCTATTTCCATTAGCATTTCTAACGATAGTATAGAACTAAGCTTATTTAGACGTTGTCCACTTGGTCTGCTCGGATGTGACGTTTTTCTAATCGAATTAGCACTGGCTCCCATCACGTTATTGGCGCACGTTGCGGGTGTTTCCGTATAATTCAgacagtcctttttttttgcaagaagagaggaaagaaaaaaaacggatcgATTTCTTCTAGTCgaaagggtttttttttgtctgtgtagTGTATTAACAACCGCTTGATTTGTTGGACAGGTGAACTTTTCCTGGTGGCAATCATTTGTGCCTcctataccttttttttcttttatctttgtcTTCCATCAAAGGAGATTGGATAACATGCTCCAGTTAATTCGCCGACATTTAATGATGATTGTAGACAGTCAAACCACGCCCTTGCAGCCCCCTTTTTCATCGACGCCATTTTCTCGAcccctttctcctttttttcgaGAATGAAGACTCTTCAACctcaggcttttttttttttacaatctaCACTTCAGTTGGTCATTCGCCAACCCCATGCGCACACACTGACTTGACGAAGAGACAGATGGGGGCGGTCAATTAAGACCATCGACCTCTCGATCGTGAATACGAAATTCAGGCACAAGAAGGCCAGCAGTCGGGAAAGGGCTAAACattgtttgcttgtttttcttacCGTTTCAAGAACTGTATTCTTATTCGACCGTCAGATGGCGTTTGACTAAAATTGATCTTTCTAAATGTTTTGGCGGGCGCCCTTCATTCGTGCTCCATCCGCAGACAAAGTTGCCTTCTTTATTGCCTGTACCTGCTAGTTTATTTTGACAATATGGCGGCCACATTGGAAATGTAACTTGAATGGTAACTCTAACTAGATTTCCTACATGTTGGCGCAATATTTTGAGGCATTTCTTCAATAgtctttccttcttctttccttgAGATTTTCAAGGTCATTTGTTTGACTACTGTTTGACTCGATTGCggaaacataaaacatgataaTCGGAAAAAAACGCGAAGCAAACGGAAACAGAAATGTCTGGGAAATAGTGGAAAGTCAAGCAGAAAGCGTAGCAAATCAGATCGTTCTGCAAGTGACATTTGCTGATGCATTTACGAGCTCATTATTTGTTTAGGAACGAAAACTTTTTCTCTGCCAACTTATTGACAAACGGGAAAAAGTTAGAATGGCTAGACAATAGAGCAGAATCATAGAAAATGATAAGACAGACACGTCGAAGCTTTGGCACATGTCGGATGTCACGGATCGCGTCCCTTCGCTGTTCTTTTCTTATACAacaactttttgttttattattctagttttgtttttgtatagTGGTGCTGCTCTTGATGTTTAACCACTtcctttacatttttctttttctggtttCTTCGTCCCATCCATCCTGGATACGACTCACGTGACGCCAGTTGGATGGCAAGTATCGTTGGACTGAATACCGAGATGTGCCGACCGCCGCCAGAGTCATCGAACACGCTCCACAATGTTCAGGTAAGTTGTTGCATAGAGGAAAAATGTGAGACTTGATTTGTTTCGTAAATGTTGAACTGACAATATGATAACAAAAGGGCTGGGAGGTTAGGAAGAAATGAGTTCGTAGGGGGGcggtaatttttcaaaaataaaaacttggcCACACGAAGAAGTAATGGCTTAACTCCGCCCATTAACTCATCCCCTTTTTTAATATTCCCATCGCTGGACGTTGGCGTCGAGAAAGAGACGTCGGTTCAGCTTGCGTGGAACCCCGAAAACTGCCGAGGCGTAGCTTTTCCTGTCTCACGTGGACTGGAAATGAACAAGAACAATAAAATATGTTTTgctctttctttaaaaacgaaacaccTGCGCTAGAAAGTTGTTGAGGCGTCGCGACGCTTAGCTGAAAAGGACACGAAGTGAAAGATAAAAAACAGTCATAAGTTTTATTCAACTAAAGTCACGGTCgagaaacttttctttctacgTGGCTTTTTTTCAACTACGGTAGTACGACGCTCCTCGACGTTCGTATATTCCACCGcctgagaaaataaaaaaaacaaataaaaaattcgtgAATGATTTTGTAAACAATTCAGCCGTCCGATGGCGCGTCAGTAGTTGCGCTCGTTTGGGATTCGTGCGCGTCGACCGGAAAGTCATTTGGTATTCGGATTCTGCGCCTCGAgaaacgacgacgacgacgccgGTGTGGACGCAGAATAAACGAGTCGCAACGTTAGTAACAAACAGGACGACAGAGACACACAGCAGCAGCGTGGGTTGCCTTgaaacgcaaaacaaaagttgacgtagaaaagaaaaaagtttttgttttcattcttgttTGCGCTTAACCAGTTTATTATAGAACATTCACTGAAGGCGATCGGCCAGTTCCAAAGCTCATCGTGTTTTACTAGTGTCCTCGCTTCATTTTTAGGAGGTGGGTGGGCTTTTTTCgagtttttactttttttggggggggataTTTTTTAcgccattttgaaatttaaaaaccaagTGCCAAACTACCAATCTCGTTAGTGTATctatgtgaaaaaaaaacccaacgtTTTGTAATTGAAATCAACGCGTCCGCAGATTCGCTCGAGGTAAGTTGATTTAGATTTTGAATAAATCGAGTGCTGCTACTTGTTGGTATTTACTAGTACCAGACACGAATGAGTCAATATAGACGAACATGGCGTCTATTCATTTATTATACGTCATGTTTCGTATACTCATTGTCGACAGCCTGACTGACTTTTTATTGATTGATGAATGTGAGTGGCGTACGTAGATGGGGTTGGCCTATGGCGTCGTCCATCTTCTATACATCCATTTGtcggcttttcttttaaacgtaTTGCTGCTGCGTGTTTTATTAGCTCAAGCATGAAACGATGTTTTACATAAGCAGGACTAAGCtctccccttttattttatctttgtCAATCTTTTAACTTTCTTTTCTAGCGTCCAAAAAGCTCGATAActcgttcccttttttttttttttgaaaaacaagtCGATCAATAAGAATGTCTGCAAAGTGTCGCGTGCGTGAGCATTTAGTTTCACGCGTACACAGATTGGCGAAAAAAACTTGTGACGGTGGTTGTCTAAACTCTTAATCGTCCATCACCATATATCATCGattcatttttcaacaatGCTTTCCCCCCACTAAATATATCAGATGCGTTTTGATGTATTGCAGCGCTCCCTGTTGGATCAACACTTTGCGTGAGCTTTCGCAAAAGGCTGTTATCCAGCGATAgcaaaaatagagaaaaagacTTGGCCACGAGAATACCGACCAGCAATGGCGGCTAGGTGTATGCACGGAGATCGATAATCGATGGTCTACGGTATGCACTCCTGCAGTCGTCCGTATGAAACTGGTTAGGATATTATAATTCActgatctattttttttttcaaagggatTGTGAGCTAGAAGTAAGACAGTTTGTTGTACTTCCTACAGCTCTGACGAAAGACATGGGAGAAAACGCTAATCAATATTTCATAGAGAAGAAGGTGGGCGGAGCGGAATCGGATGCGTGCCATCTGACGGGCGGAATGGAAAGAAAAGCGCTGGAATTCGCTCCGGCTTATTATGGTTGTAGCTAGAGGACAATAACCTCAGGGAAAGGTCTAAAGAGCGAAAAAAGGGCAGTCATGTGTATCATTTGCTAACGCTCACTTTCTCACTtggacatttttctttttttgcgaatGGAACGGAAAATTTGGATGGCGGAACTGAAAAGAGACACGAAAATTCGAGAGAAAATAGGAGGCCATGTCTACGCCGTGATGTTGTTCACACGACTGACCGCAAATGAACGACGAACGTGACG
The window above is part of the Daphnia carinata strain CSIRO-1 chromosome 7, CSIRO_AGI_Dcar_HiC_V3, whole genome shotgun sequence genome. Proteins encoded here:
- the LOC130688953 gene encoding exportin-T-like → MDLQLLQFLTNPLDANAQSRALAYFEQLKSSDTGWQLATNTLINTSAGPTLNDHVKFFALQVIEIFIKQSYQKSSPSQQQAMKHFLSQWIQLQVSQPMQDKAFIRNKAAQIFALVFVCDYPKRWPSFFTDLLQTLSLGPRAIDLYLRVLLAIDSEVVDREILHSKEEADRNTLIKDHMRETCVEALVDSWYHILSAYETSNTDLVCQTLEIVGAYIAWINIDLIANVRFVDLLVRFLREQPLREAAADCLHDIVAKGMDPVAKTKLVESLFSVLDSAGILNVDMEDDVDYLCKLARLINCIGLQLALSWTKLKKAGDSDSACAVMQLLESKIPLCFRFLGHSDDDVSASVMDFVKEYIQLLKQKAAINEAERQQVESLLFIIFEKTKYDEGFYFDRDGEEEAIFLEYRKQLRTLFDNVAVLDRDLVLNRVRDLVNMTLPRWQTSSFAEVEAALTFLYQLGEALPVSHGNHFSGDPAKASALQPMMVSLLSCGVSNYPHPAVTLCFFELVVRYEKFFLVQPQFVAPTLVAFLDQGGMRHANPKVRSRVAYLFSRFVRAVKSHMTDYTEDVLRRLQDLLVLIPAESGPQTALLTHDDQLFIFETAGLLITSGNFDAETKRNLMDSLVSPVLEKFAVLLEELIRLTPQSPNAVGPADAANQKRRAILAQCLSHAMSAVAWSSKAFTNTQTIKASGCLSVYLKALEVFLRAIQLPEVVSEIQAGLRQYLHRMTVCLGEELLPFVPSASQVLLKSSSVQSLSEYIPLINQIIAKFKKQVVPFLTQAFAPIISAIFNALAASASTVNDEEARLERQSLQRSYFSFIAAIVGSGLMEVLASQDPATLQQVLVSLVQGAVEYPDPVAQKTCFSTLRRLVEIWGGKDGPPEFVEFVYKQIVPACFLAPLRDTFDLNDAQTTLALTESALCLRAILEKRGEEELVTFLQTQYLPTLKLSLQQSQEFCMALRSDQKLFKSYYKMFFQQARGL
- the LOC130689315 gene encoding uncharacterized protein LOC130689315 isoform X1; its protein translation is MLREKKNRVYISHHLNEGSPCLEPDSTADTPAQQLNKDFSSVPEVLKKTFVDRHRMPNSCRCLVLLLAFTAIILMANGQRQHNSRSTSLRSMSQVRTATTSTTSMPFTLEAEDRISTDFEPRPSLTIQPEDRLKLRQSVMDLNKRRRVTAIKPTMSPDVISTPNVYHFFSKKRFERVRSNLTVTTSQPPTSSTVESAPTSDVVAA
- the LOC130689315 gene encoding uncharacterized protein LOC130689315 isoform X2; amino-acid sequence: MLREKKNRVYISHHLNEGSPCLEPDSTADTPAQQLNKDFSSVPEVLKKTFVDRHRMPNSCRCLVLLLAFTAIILMANGQRQHNSRSTSLRSMSQVRTATTSTTSMPFTLEDRISTDFEPRPSLTIQPEDRLKLRQSVMDLNKRRRVTAIKPTMSPDVISTPNVYHFFSKKRFERVRSNLTVTTSQPPTSSTVESAPTSDVVAA